From Vanessa tameamea isolate UH-Manoa-2023 chromosome 26, ilVanTame1 primary haplotype, whole genome shotgun sequence, one genomic window encodes:
- the LOC113398863 gene encoding muscle calcium channel subunit alpha-1-like isoform X8, with translation MNATEGGGEDVAATPTTPAANPTPDAGPLIPVPVAPRKPARRGPKVQQERPKRALFCLTLKNPLRKLCIDIVEWKPFEWMILTTIFANCIALAVYTPYPASDSNYTNWVLEKIEYIFLVIFTGECVMKIIAYGFVMHPGSYLRNGWNLLDFTIVVIGMVSTVLSSIFKDAFDVKALRAFRVLRPLRLVSGVPSLQIVLNSILKAMVPLLHIALLVIFVIIIYAIIGLELFSGKMHKTCYNRLTDEVMDNPHPCDLDNGFNCSMIGEEMECREGWIGPNFGITNFDNFGLSMLTVFQCITLEGWTDVMYNIQDAMGNSWEWIYFVSMVILGAFFVMNLILGVLSGEFSKEREKAKNRGDFQKLREKQQLEEDLKGYLDWITQAEYLEPLADQHDTVDQKRDYVIGNLIGQNQTENDSTDHLGIEPVEQQKISIGKLWKKDFDKANRRMKRACRRAVKSQTFYWLIIVLVFLNTVVLASEHYQQPTWLDHFQEYGNAMFVALFTLEMLVKMYSLGLQGYFVSLFNRFDCFVVVGSISEMVLTKSELMPPLGVSVLRCVRLLRVFKVTKYWRSLSNLVASLLNSIQSIASLLLLLFLFIMIFALLGMQVFGGKFNYDPVEEKDRHNFDCFWQALLTVFQILTGEDWNAVMYEGIKAYGGVGTFGILACIYFIILFICGNYILLNVFLAIAVDNLADAESLTNIEKEEGQGAEEKEEDPEKVEGALADTDDEYIHDDDAYTTDNSERDYEETGSEGEQQEEIEVDAEDAEIDEENEERIEEEQEAEEMENHQRNHIVNTEFEDEPRLKRKPTTSSARPRRLSEVDIRDSAKPIPDATSFFIFSKDNRFRVFCYKMSASSTFGNIILVCIMLSSAMLAAEDPLDAAQKGFRNWLLSQFDIFFTGIFTLELFLKLVTYGLILHEGAFLRSAFNVLDMLVVCVSLISMSFKSGSISVVKILRVFRVLRPLRAINRAKGLKHVVQCVIVAIKTIGNILLVTSLLQFMFAVMGVQMFKGKFFRCNDISKMTKDECQGTYLVFENRNYVVRDREWKRNDFHFDNVMKGMLTLFTVSTFEGWPGLLYVSIDSNAEDRGPITNFRPIVAAYYIIYIIIIAFFMVNIFVGFVIVTFQNEGEQEYKNCELDKNQRNCIEFALKAKPIRRYIPKHRIQYKVWWFVTSQPFEYAIFVLIMINTITLAMKYHNQPHEYSKALDLLNMIFTAVFALEFIFKLAAFRFKNYFGDAWNTFDFIIVLGSIIDIVVSQVNELKNQESSIPSINFFRLFRVMRLVKLLSRGEGIRTLLWTFIKSFQALPYVALLILMLFFIYAVVGMQVFGKIAIDDDTPITRNNHFQTFPQAILVLFRSATGEAWQDIMMGVSPEPEVRCDRNYDEEGEEDSSGSCGSVLAFPYFISFYVLCSFLIINLFVAVIMDNFDYLTRDWSILGPHHLDEFIRLWSEYDPDAKGRIKHLDVVTLLRKISPPLGFGKLCPHRVACKRLVSMNMPLNSDGTVLFNATLFAVVRTSLKIKTDGNIDDCNTELRAVIKKIWKRTSPKLLDQVVPPPGDPNEITVGKFYATFLIQDYFRRNHAFKKRKEQEMRQSDEQSHQMTLQAGLRTLHEAGPELKRAISGTLDEIVADNDIPMHRRNHSLFGGVWSSIRRHGPNRQFHRHRKHGEAPPVEGVGNHLSSMMQREYGMAAVPLAPNLANGQPKEQIPLRPLIFNGESEKIYQVLDNQKSNYPEMLGQIGLAFGCVNYLSTPETSGAKSTSPSRQKIHPEGEGKLTLPRKASPEDRTPSPGETIAPKISLLLARECTPAESRPMTLYGYNAAARLPFAFSHARARRSLRAAPAPAPPGRMVRSASSGARAPLVAPPHPGGDSSGRGVVSLPGSPRNSSSVPVVGSAESLVTRVLAEQGLGVYCDPEFVRNTSREMQEALDMTQEQMDRAAHQLMIQERNIKQVQNQQAQVGNFWGVVGRDPSPSVPSLPPASHAAADQAVIAPTQNGVKNGVDKCHPQHRRKRKRKPVLV, from the exons ATGAATGCCACAGAAGGTGGTGGCGAAGATGTGGCAGCAACTCCAACCACACCAGCGGCAAACCCCACGCCAGATGCCGGGCCCCTTATACCAGTACCCGTAGCTCCACGCAAGCCTGCTCGACGAGGGCCGAAGGTGCAGCAAGAGAGACCGAAAAGAGCTCTCTTTTGCCTTACCCTCAAGAATCCGCTAAGAAAATTGTGTATAGATATCGTAGAATGGAA ACCGTTCGAATGGATGATACTTACAACGATTTTTGCAAACTGTATAGCATTGGCCGTCTACACTCCGTATCCTGCAAGCGATTCAAACTACACGAACTGGGTTTTG GAAAAAATCGAATACATATTTCTCGTGATATTCACGGGCGAATGTGTAATGAAGATCATTGCGTACGGCTTCGTCATGCATCCTGGCTCATATCTTCGGAATGGTTGGAATTTGCTCGACTTCACAATCGTTGTTATtgg TATGGTGAGCACAGTACTATCTAGTATCTTCAAAGATGCGTTCGACGTGAAAGCGCTGCGAGCATTTCGTGTCTTAAGACCCTTGAGACTAGTGTCAGGCGTTCCCA gctTACAAATCGTTTTGAATTCTATCTTGAAGGCAATGGTACCGCTACTTCACATCGCGTTGCTGGTTATCTTCGTCATCATAATATACGCCATCATCGGTCTCGAATTGTTCTCGGGCAAGATGCATAAAACGTGTTACAACAGACTAAcag ATGAAGTCATGGATAATCCTCATCCATGTGACTTGGATAATGGTTTCAACTGTTCCATGATTGGCGAAGAAATGGAGTGCAGGGAAGGTTGGATCGGCCCCAACTTCGGTATCACGAATTTCGACAACTTCGGTCTGTCTATGCTCACTGTCTTCCAATGCATCACTTTAGAGGGCTGGACAGATGTCATGTATAAT atCCAAGACGCGATGGGGAACAGTTGGGAATGGATATACTTCGTATCTATGGTCATATTGGGAGCATTTTTCGTTATGAACCTAATTCTCGGTGTGTTGTCTGG AGAATTCTCCAAAGAAAGAGAGAAAGCGAAAAACCGAGGAGATTTTCAGAAGTTAAGAGAAAAACAGCAGTTAGAAGAAGATCTTAAAGGTTATCTGGACTGGATTACGCAGGCTGAATACCTTGAACCTCTCGCAGATCAACACGATACAGTAGACCAGAAGAGAGATTATGTCATTGGTAACTTAATAG GTCAGAACCAAACAGAAAACGATTCAACGGACCACTTAGGTATAGAACCAGTCGAGCAACAGAAAATTTCAATTGGTAAATTGTGGAAGAAAGACTTCGATAAGGCGAACCGTCGTATGAAGCGTGCGTGTCGACGCGCCGTGAAGTCGCAGACCTTCTACTGGCTAATCATTGTACTCGTGTTTCTCAACACCGTCGTGCTGGCCAGCGAGCACTACCA ACAGCCAACATGGCTCGATCACTTTCAAGAATATGGAAATGCTATGTTCGTAGCACTTTTTACATTGGAGATGTTAGTCAAAATGTACAGTCTAGGTTTACAG GGCTACTTCGTGTCACTATTCAACCGGTTCGATTGCTTCGTGGTGGTGGGCTCCATCAGCGAGATGGTGCTGACGAAGAGCGAGCTGATGCCGCCGCTCGGCGTGTCGGTGCTGCGTTGCGTGCGCTTGCTGCGCGTCTTCAAGGTTACCAA GTACTGGCGTTCGCTGTCTAACTTGGTGGCGTCTCTGCTCAACTCGATCCAGTCCATCGCGTCCCTACTGCTTCTACTTTTCCTCTTTATCATGATCTTTGCGCTGTTGGGCATGCAG GTTTTTGGTGGGAAGTTTAACTATGACCCTGTGGAGGAAAAAGATCGGCACAATTTCGATTGTTTCTGGCAAGCGTTGCTTACGGTTTTTCAG ATATTAACAGGTGAAGACTGGAATGCGGTGATGTACGAAGGAATCAAGGCATATGGTGGTGTCGGCACCTTTGGTATACTTGCCTGCATCTACTTCATCATACTATTTATTTGCGGCAACT ACATTCTACTGAACGTCTTCTTGGCCATTGCTGTTGACAACTTGGCTGATGCAGAATCATTGACTAACATTGAAAAAGAAGAAggt CAGGGCGCAGAAGAGAAAGAAGAAGATCCAGAAAAAGTAGAAGGCGCACTTGCAGATACCGATGATGAATATATTCACGACGACGATGCCTACACCACTGATAA CTCTGAAAGGGACTACGAAGAAACTGGATCGGAAGGTGAGCAGCAAGAAGAAATAGAAGTAGATGCAGAAGATGCTGAAATTGATGAGGAAAATGAAGAAAGAATCGAGGAAGAACAAGAAGCGGAAGAAATGGAGAATCATCAAAGAAACCATATAG TGAACACAGAGTTCGAGGACGAGCCGCGCTTGAAACGTAAGCCGACGACGTCCTCGGCGCGGCCGCGGCGCCTGTCGGAGGTCGACATCCGGGACTCGGCCAAGCCGATCCCTGATGCTACCTCCTTCTTCATATTTTCAAAAGACAACAG GTTTCGTGTATTCTGCTATAAGATGTCAGCATCTTCGACATTTGGGAATATCATCCTGGTGTGCATCATGCTGTCCTCTGCCATGTTAGCAGCAGAGGATCCTTTAGACGCCGCCCAAAAAGGGTTCAGGAATTGG TTACTGAGTCAATTCGACATATTCTTCACTGGCATCTTCACGTTGGAGCTGTTCTTGAAGCTAGTGACATACGGCCTCATTTTGCACGAAGGTGCCTTCCTGCGCTCCGCCTTCAACGTACTCGACATGCTGGTTGTTTGCGTCTCCCTTATCTCAATGAGCTTTAA GTCTGGGAGTATATCCGTGGTGAAGATATTGCGAGTATTCAGGGTGCTGAGGCCTCTAAGAGCCATCAACAGGGCCAAAGGCCTTAAG CACGTTGTTCAGTGCGTGATCGTTGCAATCAAAACGATTGGAAACATTTTGTTGGTAACGTCCTTGCTTCAATTCATGTTCGCGGTCATGGGAGTGCAAATGTTCAAG GGTAAATTTTTTAGGTGTAACGATATTTCTAAAATGACAAAAGATGAGTGTCA GGGAACTTATTTAGTATTCGAAAATCGTAATTACGTAGTTAGAGACAGAGAATGGAAACGGAATGACTttcattttgataatgttatgaaaGGGATGCTCACCCTCTTCACTGTATCCACTTTTGAAGGATGGCCAGG gTTATTGTATGTATCTATAGACTCGAACGCAGAGGATCGTGGTCCTATTACTAACTTCCGTCCAATTGTTgcagcatattatattatttacattattataattgccTTCTTTATG GTAAATATATTCGTCGGTTTCGTCATAGTGACATTCCAAAATGAGGGTGAGCAGGAATACAAGAACTGTGAATTAGATAAGAATCAAAGAAATTGTATAGAATTCGCCTTGAAAGCTAAACCTATTAGAAG ATATATACCGAAGCACCGAATCCAGTACAAAGTGTGGTGGTTCGTCACCTCTCAACCTTTTGAATACGCGATCTTCGTCCTCATCATGATAAACACTATCACCCTCGCCATGAAGTACCACAACCAGCCCCACGAGTATAGCAAGGCCCTCGACTTACTCAACATGATATTCACTGCGGTCTTTGCTCTTGAATTTATCTTCAAATTAGCTGCATTTCGATTCaag AACTATTTCGGAGACGCGTGGAACACGTTCGACTTCATCATCGTTTTAGGTAGCATCATCGACATCGTCGTCTCACAAGTAAACGAACTCAAAAATCAG GAAAGTTCGATCCCGTCTATAAACTTCTTCCGTTTGTTTCGTGTGATGAGACTCGTCAAGTTGTTGTCTCGTGGAGAAGGCATTCGCACCTTACTCTGGACATTCATCAAATCCTTCCAAGCGCTGCCTTATGTTGCTCTATTGATCTTGATGCTGTTCTTCATTTATGCGGTGGTTGGGATGCaa gTGTTTGGAAAAATCGCAATAGACGACGATACGCCTATCACACGAAACAACCACTTCCAGACTTTTCCGCAAGCCATATTGGTTTTGTTTCGATCTGCTACTG GTGAAGCTTGGCAAGATATAATGATGGGAGTATCACCGGAGCCTGAAGTGCGCTGTGACCGCAACTATGATGAGGAGGGTGAGGAGGACAGCAGCGGTTCATGTGGCAGCGTGCTCGCCTTTCCCtacttcatttcattttatgtgCTTTGCTCCTTTCTC attattaatttattcgtcgCTGTCATTATGGATAATTTCGACTATTTAACCAGAGACTGGTCAATATTGGGACCACACCACTTAGATGAATTTATAAG GTTATGGAGTGAATACGACCCTGACGCTAAGGGACGAATAAAACATTTAGATGTAGTcacattattaagaaaaataagtcCTCCTTTAG GTTTCGGCAAGCTGTGTCCTCACCGCGTGGCGTGCAAGCGTTTGGTCTCCATGAACATGCCCCTTAATTCAGATGGAACAGTTCTCTTCAACGCCACACTCTTCGCCGTCGTGCGAACTTCGCTTAAGATCAAAACTGATG GCAATATAGATGACTGCAATACGGAACTTCGAGCGGTTATCAAGAAAATCTGGAAGCGAACCTCTCCCAAACTTCTCGACCAGGTAGTACCACCACCTGGAGACCCTAACGAGATCACCGTTGGAAAGTTCTACGCCACCTTCCTCATACAGGACTACTTCAGAAG GAATCACGC GTTCAAAAAGCGTAAGGAGCAAGAGATGAGACAAAGCGACGAACAGAGTCACCAAATGACTTTGCAAGCTGGCTTGAGGACGCTGCATGAAGCTGGACCGGAACTAAAACGAGCTATATCGGGCACTCTAGATGAAATTGTTGCTGATAATGATATTCCCATGCATAGG AGAAACCATTCGTTATTTGGGGGAGTGTGGTCAAGCATACGCAGACATGGTCCTAACCGGCAGTTTCATAGACACAGGAAACATGGAGAAGCACCTCCTG TAGAAGGTGTAGGTAACCATTTGAGTTCAATGATGCAGCGTGAATACGGAATGGCTGCAGTGCCACTGGCGCCCAACTT agCTAACGGACAACCGAAAGAACAAATACCTTTGAGGCCTCTTATATTCAACGGCGAGTCGGAGAAGATTTACCAGGTGCTCGA CAATCAAAAGTCGAACTACCCAGAGATGCTCGGACAGATAGGTCTCGCGTTCGGATGCGTCAACTACCTCTCGACGCCGGAGACGTCCGGAGCCAAGTCGACCTCGCCGTCGAGGCAGAAGATCCACCCGGAGGGGGAGGGCAAGCTCACCCTGCCCCGCAAGGCGTCCCCCGAGGACCGAACGCCGTCGCCCGGCGAGACCATAGCGCCGAAGATCTCGCTGCTGCTGGCGCGCGAGTGCACGCCGGCGGAGTCGCGGCCGATGACGCTCTACGGGTACAACGCGGCGGCGCGCCTGCCCTTCGCGTTCTCGCacgcgcgcgcgcgccgcagcctgcgcgccgcgcccgcgcccgcgccgccagGTCGGATGGTGCGCAGCGCCTCCTCGGGCGCGCGCGCCCCGCTTGTAGCCCCGCCGCACCCAG GAGGCGATAGTTCCGGACGCGGCGTGGTATCGCTTCCCGGAAGCCCTCGGAACAGCTCATCAGTGCCCGTTGTTGGTTCCGCGGAGAGCCTGGTCACGAGG